The proteins below come from a single Candidatus Dormiibacterota bacterium genomic window:
- a CDS encoding biotin/lipoate A/B protein ligase family protein, which produces MTWTSLWHGGIRGDLGLAVDEAALGWVAAPGGNDRGVLHLYRFDPPAVVIGYHQDPRTEADLAACAARGVEVHRRLTGGGCILMGPGQLGLALALPRAAVSTAGGFGPVFAALSGGIIRALRRHGVESVLRPKNDLAVGGRKICGVGAYTDAAGMLLFHASTLVDADIDVMLEVLRIPDAKHRDKFVAHAREGMTTLREQTGREVSVEEFAADVEDGYREALGVRVERGELEPERWEDVERLAASRYRDPGWLHLGGSPGS; this is translated from the coding sequence GTGACCTGGACCTCGCTCTGGCACGGCGGCATCCGCGGCGACCTCGGCCTCGCCGTCGACGAGGCGGCGCTCGGCTGGGTGGCGGCGCCGGGCGGCAACGATCGGGGAGTGCTCCACCTCTACCGGTTCGATCCGCCGGCGGTGGTGATCGGCTACCACCAGGACCCGCGGACCGAGGCCGACCTCGCCGCCTGCGCAGCCCGCGGGGTCGAGGTGCACCGCCGGCTCACCGGCGGCGGCTGCATCCTGATGGGCCCGGGACAGCTCGGGCTCGCCCTCGCCCTGCCCCGCGCCGCGGTGTCGACGGCGGGCGGCTTCGGGCCGGTGTTCGCGGCGCTGAGCGGCGGCATCATCCGGGCGCTGCGCCGCCACGGGGTCGAGAGCGTGCTCCGCCCCAAGAACGACCTCGCCGTCGGCGGCCGCAAGATCTGCGGCGTCGGCGCCTACACCGACGCCGCGGGGATGCTGCTCTTCCACGCGTCGACCCTGGTCGACGCCGACATCGACGTGATGCTCGAGGTGCTGCGCATCCCCGACGCCAAGCACCGCGACAAGTTCGTCGCCCACGCCCGCGAGGGGATGACCACGCTCCGCGAGCAGACCGGCCGCGAGGTCTCCGTCGAGGAGTTCGCCGCCGACGTCGAGGACGGCTACCGCGAGGCCCTGGGCGTGCGTGTCGAGCGGGGCGAGCTCGAGCCGGAGCGATGGGAGGACGTCGAGCGGCTCGCCGCCAGCCGCTACCGCGACCCCGGCTGGCTGCACCTCGGCGGCAGCCCCGGGTCGC